The Desulfovibrio fairfieldensis sequence CGGCCCCGCACATCCAGGTCACATAGGAGGTCAGGCGCTGGGCCGTGGCGTTGCGCGGCAGCACCAGCAGGGCGGTGAGGGCCTGGTCCAGGGTGGGGATCAGTTTGTCCAGACCGGCAATGGCCACATGCACACGCGGCAGGGTGGTGACCATGCGGGCATTGCCTTCGTTGGTCACGGTGGACACGGCCCCGTTTTCGGCCACGGCGAAGTTGCAGCCGCTGACGCCCATGTCCGCCGCGATGAACTTGCGGCGCAACTGCACGCGGGCCACCTTGACCAGCTTCTGGACGTCGGTGTCCTGCTTTTCGCCCGTGGCCTTGGTGAAGTCGTCGGCCACCTGGTAGCGCGAAAGATGGATGGCGGGCATGACCATGTGCGAGGGGCCTTCATGGCGCAGCTGGATGATCCATTCGCCCAGGTCCGTCTCGTCCACAATCAGGCCTTCGGCCTCCAGCGCGGGATTGAGCTGGATTTCCTCGGCGGTCATGGATTTGGATTTGACCACCCGCTTGACGTCGTTTTCCTTGGCGATGCGGGCGATGATCTCATTGGCTTCCTTGGCCGTGGCCGCGCGATGCACGTGCACGCCGCGCTTTTCCGCCTGCTCCTTGAACTGCTGGTAGAGTTCCTCCATGTGCTGGCAGGCGTAGTCCTTGGCTTCGGCTATCTTGGCGATGAGGCCACGCTCGTCCACTTCCTGGAAGACGGCTTCGCGGTTGGCCCGGTAGGACACGGCAAAGGTGTCCAGAGTGCGGCGCAGAAAATCGTCCTGCAGGGCCTCATCGATTTGCTTGCGGTAATCGGAAAGAGATTTGGGGGCTTCATGCATGGCCTCAGTCCTCCAGAAGAATGATGTGCAGTTCCAGCGGGCCGTGCACGCCCACAGCGCCCACCCGCTCGATGTCCGCGGTGCGGCTCGGGCCGGTGATCAGCGTGGTGTACGTGGCGGGCGCGGCGTTCATGCGTTCGCGCAGAAGCTGGGCAATGGAAGGAAGATCGGGATAAATGTCGGACTTGCGCAGCAGGATGACGTGGATTTCCGAGATCATGCCGGCCAGACGAACGTCCTCGTTATCCGTGTTCATCATGCAGGTGCCGCTGCCGGCCACGCCGAGCTCGGCGCGGGACAGGCCCACGTCGATGCCGGCCAGATGGTTGCGCAGGCCGTTGCGCAGGCAGGCAAAGCCCTTTTCCTCGCAGGCCAGGGCCAGGGCGGCGAAATCCTCGTCGTCAAGGTCCGGCGCGGCCACAATGCGCTGCACACGGGTGGGCACCTTGTTGGGGCCCAGCGGGCCCTGCTGCACGCCGGGCTCGTCGGCCAGCAGTTCGGCCGGGGCTTTGTTTTCACAGACATCCACCACATA is a genomic window containing:
- a CDS encoding LutC/YkgG family protein, which encodes MPPVNPELVEAFSAKAAIVNAVVQEVPSMAAALQYVVDVCENKAPAELLADEPGVQQGPLGPNKVPTRVQRIVAAPDLDDEDFAALALACEEKGFACLRNGLRNHLAGIDVGLSRAELGVAGSGTCMMNTDNEDVRLAGMISEIHVILLRKSDIYPDLPSIAQLLRERMNAAPATYTTLITGPSRTADIERVGAVGVHGPLELHIILLED